The Candidatus Tumulicola sp. region ATCGTTTTACCGTTCGACCGCACCTGTACGATGAGCGCTCGAAGGTGATTGGCCGCCATAGATGCCCGGGCGACGTTTCGAACCGTCGTCGCCACAGGCACATCGGCTCGCGCACTTGCAAGACAAGATGTGGCGGCCGCGGTGGCAAGCACCCCACCCAGCAAGAAACGCAAACGCATCGGAATCGATCGATGCCGCCGGTTTGTTACGCGCCCTTGCGTGAAAGTTCGCGTTCGATCGACTCGCGAAGACGGTTGTCATCCGGCTTGACATCGGGTGAGAAGCGATCGACGACGGTGCCGTCGCGACCGATCAGAAACTTCTCGAAGTTCCACAGTACTTCGGGCGCCGGATTCGGAGTAACGCCAAACTTGACCAGACCTTCGCGAAACTTTTCGGTGTCGGGCACCTCCGGACGTTGCTCGATCATTTCGGCGTACAGCGGGTGCTTGTTCTCACCCACAACCGCGATCTTCGAAAACATCGGGAAATCGATCGCGTAGTTGGTCGAACAGAAGTCCGCGATCTCGGGCTCGCTGAGAGGCTCTTGGCCGGCGAAGTCGTTCGACGGAAAACCCAATACCTCGAGGCCTTTATCGCGATACGTCTTGCTGAGCGCCTCGAGCCCTTCGTATTGTGGCGTCAGGCCGCATTTCGAGGCCGTGTTTACGACGAGCAACACCTTGCCGGCATACTCGCCCAATGTTGTGTCGCGCCCGTCGATGGTCGTAATCGGTATTTGTTGTAAATCGTTCATAACACGTACCGCCTTCGGCGGGCGTGCCCCACTGCCTTCGACCACCGAGCTCAGCTACGGTGCCACATACATTTTCTGGACAGAATGGCGCAGAGGAGGCCACACCCCAACAATGGGAGTGCCGCGCATCGACGAACGAATCGCGTTGATTTCGGATTTAGTGATCCCATCGCCGGTGATCGCCGTCATCACTTGATCTCCGTTTCGCCATGCGAACTTATCGTGGACGATGTAGACGTGGCGGCCGTTACGTTCGTCTCCTTCCTCGACGATATACTTCGACGGCGGCCCTCCGTGCGGATCGAAAGCGGCTGCCATCAGCTGAAACGAAGCGCCACGCCGCCGGCGATACGTGAACCAGACGTTGGCAGTTCCAACGCTCCACGCGCGCGCAGATAAGGAGTAATCGGCGCCGGGCATGGTCGCAATAGTTTCCAACGTTACATCTTTTGGAAGCCCGACCGGTGCGACGATGGTGAATTTCACCATCGACTGTGCCTTCGCGAGCGTGCCGGTTTGCGAGCGCAACGCTGCAACGAGCGAAGCAGACGGCGGAGGAGGCGGACTCCAGCGCAGCACCGTCTCGACGATCCGCGATTCGAGGCGCTGGACGAAAGCGGGAGCAACGATGGGAAGTACCGCGAGCGCAATCGCCGTTGCTGCCGCAACGGTTACATAGAAACTGGTACGCGTTATGGGTTCGCGCGCAGGTCGTCCCATTCGGTACCGAATGGTTGCTAGAGAAACCGGGGGTACTTCGATATCCCGCACCATGCAGTGCAGGCCTTTGGAAATTCGAGCGTCACCGTACATCGAGAAGAACTCCCTCGGTCGGCTGCGCCGCATCGGCGACGGCAAGTGCTTTTCGCAACGCCGCACGAGCGCGCATCAAGTGAAAACGAACGGTCACGGGCGCGATCCCGAGCGCGGCCCCGATCTCTCCGCTATTCAAACCACCGTAGTAGTGCAAGAGTATCGTTGCGCGTTGGCGTGGCTCTAGGGTTCCGAGTGCCTCGTTGAGATCGAAGGCATCACCACTGTCGATGTGTGTTTTCACGCGGCGCACTTCATCGAGGCTTGCCGAGGCAGGCCGCGAGCGGACGGTGTCGAGCGCCCGGTTCGTTATAATCTTATAGCTCCAGGCGGTGAAAGCACCGGAATCTTTGAGGGAACTCAAGCGGCGCGCGATGGTGGCGCAAGCTTCTTGCGCCGCGTCTTCGGCAAGGCCACGATCGCGCACGATTGCGAAGGCGACTCGATACGCGTCCGGCCAAAGCCGAACGATGAGCGCCTCGAGAGCCTCGCCTCCCAGCCGCGCCGCTTCCACGGCCTCACGTTCGATCAGCATAGCAATACAGACGCGGCGCGAGGCTCAAGTGTTAGTGGCGATGCGACCGTTGCGGCCTATTTGGGCGGAGGCCAGAACGCGACGCCGTCCGGCCAGGCGTACTTACTCCATTGATCGGACTGAACCGTTCCTATCATTTTGACCTTAGGATACGAGAATATCTCGACGTCGAAGTTCTCGAAATTCGAAACGAACAGCAACGATCTGTCGGTGTTAAATGCCAAGCGATAGGGGATGCCCGGAACGTTGAAAGAGCCGCGTGCTTTGCCCGTTTGTGAGAAAATGTTGATTACGCCACCACCGGCCGCCAAGAGATTTCCCTTCCCGTCCTCGGCGATTCCCCAGGGCGAACCGTACGTAACGCCGAGATCGATTGCGGGCGGTTTGCCATGCACGAAACCTGCGATATGGCCTTTGTTATCGTTGGTGCTATACGTGGCGAACACGTCTTGATTGTTGGGGTCGCGAACGATACCGAGCGCCTGAAATGAATTAGGAATAACCGTCGTTCGCAACGGAATGTCTTTCGTGCGTCCATACGCAGAAACCGAACCCGGTCCGAAATATCCGTCCGGACCGAAGTTTGCTGCGAACAGTTTGCCGTTCGCAGACGGTGCGACGTCGGCGATGTTGTAACCGGGAACAATCAACCGGCTTGGGCTCGCGGCGCCCGGTGCATATACCGCGATGTCCCCGACACCGGGACCCTCCGTTCCGAGACCCTGGTCGGCAACGTATAAATTGCCGGCCGCATCGGTGTGTAGGCCTTCGGGACCGTTGGAATCTTCAATCTGCCGTTGCAGTTCGTACTGTCCTTTGACCAAAACGAAGACGTCGATTCTCCCGATGTTCGAATTGCCGACGAACAGCAGCGATTTGGCCTTCGGCTGCGCGCCAACGGCCGAGATCGC contains the following coding sequences:
- a CDS encoding glutathione peroxidase gives rise to the protein MNDLQQIPITTIDGRDTTLGEYAGKVLLVVNTASKCGLTPQYEGLEALSKTYRDKGLEVLGFPSNDFAGQEPLSEPEIADFCSTNYAIDFPMFSKIAVVGENKHPLYAEMIEQRPEVPDTEKFREGLVKFGVTPNPAPEVLWNFEKFLIGRDGTVVDRFSPDVKPDDNRLRESIERELSRKGA
- a CDS encoding sigma-70 family RNA polymerase sigma factor, with amino-acid sequence MEAARLGGEALEALIVRLWPDAYRVAFAIVRDRGLAEDAAQEACATIARRLSSLKDSGAFTAWSYKIITNRALDTVRSRPASASLDEVRRVKTHIDSGDAFDLNEALGTLEPRQRATILLHYYGGLNSGEIGAALGIAPVTVRFHLMRARAALRKALAVADAAQPTEGVLLDVR